AACCCGACGGGAATAGGGATCGATTTCTTCTTCCTGCGCCAGAATGTGCAAAGCGCGCACCAGCGAAATGCCGGCGTTCAGTAAGGTTCCCATTTCACGGCAATAAGACACCACGATCTTGGGTTTTAAGCGGCGCAGATTGCCGCGCTGCACCACAACTTTGGCCGTCACAATAAAAATATTGTCTTCCTTCAGTTTGCGGTAGAGCTCTTTTTCATCCAGTGCGTCTGCCTGACCCCGCAGCGTTTTCCCGCTTTCATCGTAGGCAGTATACTGATATTTCGGCATAGCACTTGCTTCCCTTCTGCAATCAACGCTTGCGCAAGGTTCTCCGCAAAACATAAAATGAATTTTGTGCCCTGCGGAGAGCCTTGTTTTCTAAAACAGGCTGGACGTGAGCAGCCTTAAGGGACAGGAGTTGGCCATAACGCCAACCATCCGGTGAGAGAAAATTCCCACCGGACGGAGGCGAAATGTTTCTTGATTGGATGCGTTTTAGTTTGCGGGTTCTTATTGGGTGACGACTAAGCCGGCAGGTGTACCAGTACCAGGAATCGTCCATACTCCGGTTGTCGCTATCGCAGATTTTGCATAACTTGCTACCTTACCGTTTGATGCATATATTAATGATTTGACTTGACCATTCGAAAAATAAGTCACATCAAGAGTACCAAAAACTTCTGCTAAAGCCTTGATATCATCTGCAGTTGGCAATGTGGCTAATTTATTAGTGGCATATTTTTCCGAACCCAATGTTTGTGCAGCCATTAAAACGCTGCGCGCTTCAGATGCAATGGCTCTCTCGTTTGCTTTGTCAATATAACCGGTGTAAGCGGGGATGGCAATAGC
This window of the Negativicutes bacterium genome carries:
- a CDS encoding prepilin-type N-terminal cleavage/methylation domain-containing protein gives rise to the protein MMKKMKSKKGFTLVEIVVVLVILAILAAIAIPAYTGYIDKANERAIASEARSVLMAAQTLGSEKYATNKLATLPTADDIKALAEVFGTLDVTYFSNGQVKSLIYASNGKVASYAKSAIATTGVWTIPGTGTPAGLVVTQ